From the Mammaliicoccus sciuri genome, the window GTTCTTGTGGTAACCCTTTAGAATCATCATCTGTTCTATTTATATAGAAGATTTTGTCTGGATTCTTTTCAGCAATATATTCATATGACACTAACTATCCGCTTGAGTTCGCTGGCATGTCAGGGTCAATATGCTTGATACCTAAATCACCACTTAAGAAGCCACCATATCTACCAGTTTTACCGTATGTCTTAATGCCTTTTTGATCAACATTGGCAAACATAACGGTATCATCATTCACTTTACTTTTTACAGATTTAACTTTTTGGTCGAGTTTCTTTATGAGTGATTGAGTTTCATTTTCTTTATCGAATATTTTTCCAATATTTTGTGCGTTTTCCTTAATAGATTCTATGTAACGATCATCATCTGGGCTCACGTAAAGTACTTTTGCATTTGGCGCAGCTTTTTTAAATTCTTTTAAGTTTTTAGTATAAGCTTGCCTAAATGATATTAAAATTAAATCCGGATTTTCTTCAGCAATTTTTCAAAATTAGGTCTACCAGGATTTCCTAAATTGGTATATTTATCATTTTTAAACTCTGATAAATAACTTGGTAAGAAATCACCATTTGGACCTTTAGGAATAGCTGTTATATGTTTTTGTAATTTCAAATCTTTCATAATATCTAAAGCCCCATAATCCATGACAATAACTTTTTTAGGATTCTTAGGTATTGTTACAGTTTCCGTTTTTTTCTTGCCTCTATTATGATCTTTATTCTTTTCTTTATATTCAAAAGTCTTCTTAATTGTTACAGTATCTTTATGACTGACTTCATCTTTACTATTACTACACGCAGATAATAATAAAAGTACACAAACGATGATGGTAATATACTTTTTCATGATTGCCTCCCATTTTATAATTGATAAAATTTCTCAATTATACAAAATAATTTAAGAATAACAAGTGCTATTTTTAAAATCTAGTGATGTTTTAATAAACATAAGACGGGAACATTAATAATATAAAATAGAAATGGGGGATTTATTCATGACAGTCGTAAAAAGTTATATCAATGATGAAACATTGGAAAATGACATTAACAAGCTGAAAGAACTAAATATTAACCCACCAGATATTTTTGTACTATCACATGACGATGACAGAACAGCACGAATCGTTGAGCATACAGACTATGATAATATAGATTACAACAACAAAGACTTAGGTCGAACATTTGATAAACAAGGTGACGAACTAAGAGCTAAATTAATAGAAATAGGTTTGTCCAAAGAACAAGCAGAAGATTATGAAGAAAAAATGGACGAAGGAAAAGTATTCCTAATTTCCAAAGACGACAAAGCAAAAGAAGTATTAGAATAAAGTATATATTAAACCCCAACTCGAAAATATCGGGTTGGGGTTTTTAATACCTATATAATTACTTATTCCACATATAGAATAATTTGTATATAATTAAAGTAAGTCATTATACGGTGGTATGCACTATGAAGAAAAACTATATATTTATTATTTTATTTACCTTTTTTAGCATTATTGGCAGTAAATTATTTACATTTGCGCTTTCATTTCATGTTTTAAAGATAACAGGAAGTGTACAAGCATTTTCTAATATTATGATTATATATTCGCTCATATTTATTTTGGGTAGCACTACTATCGGATATTATATAGATAAGATTAATAAAAAAGCATTTATAATATCTATGCAGTGCATTTCGATTTTCTCAATTATAAGTATTTACTTAATACCAAATAGTTTAAACCAACTTCTATACATATACATAATTGTAATCATTTTAACAGTCACAGATATGGCTGTATCACTCACTTTTAACAGTGGTTTGTTAAGTTTAGTAAGTGAACGTTTTATAGATCAAACAGTTTCATATAGAAACGTCATTCAGAATGTATTACAAATAGGTGCTCCAATTTTAGGTGGAATAGTATACGCTTATTTCGATATTAAGACTTTTATGATTATTATGTTTGTAACTGAGCTCATTTCATTAATAATAGTGCTTAATATTGCGTTTAATAAAGGTCCGGCAAATAAAGTCTATGAAGAAGCTAAGGATACATTCTTTAACAGCTATAAAGTCGTATTTAAATTTTTGAAATCAAATAAAGATATATTTTTAATTCTATTATCAGGTTCTATCATTAACTTTATGTTTGGTTTCGTTACGATAGGCATTCCAGGAAGTTTTGTCACTATATTTAATATGAATTCTAAACAATTAGGAATCATTGAAACAGGATTTCCTCTAGCAGGTATATTGTTTGGTTTGATTTATCCTAAGTTAAAGAATAAAGGAACACTTGTAGCAAATATGCAAGTTGCCATGATTACTTTAGCTGTGGGAATACTCATATTATGTATTCCGTTTATAACAGATTTATATAATTTATCGATACTTGTAATATATTTTATAAGTATATTTATTATCGGAAGCGGCGTTGTACTGAGTAATGTACCGATAAACATTTATGTACAAAAAAATGTACCAGAGCAAATAAAAGGTAAATATTTAGCATTGTCACAAACAATGTCACAAGTAATGATGCCTTTTGGAATTTTAGTTGCAGGTATACTCTTTGACTTTAATTCAGTATTCTATATTATTTCGTTCAGTATTACAGCAATATTATGCTTTATCTTGGCATATCTTTACACATTTATCAAAAAACATGACGGTGTAATTTGATACATTATTGACAAAGCAAAAGAAGTTTTAGAATAAAGTATGTATTAAACCCCAACTCGAAAATATCGGGTTGGGGTTTTTGAATTCATTGGAATGATTACTATTAAACAAAAGTAATAAAAACAAATAAATGTTTTATTTAATATTCCTTGTAATTGAAATTTAAAAGTGTAGGATGAAGGTGTATCATCTTATGATACATAATCTATATAAAGGGAGAGTAATCGAATGAACAAATTTTCAAAAGTTTTTGTTTCAACCGGTTTAGCAGTAGCGACAGTATTTACGGTAGGCGCAGCGGGTAACGGTCATTCCGTTGATGCGGCGAGCAACAGTAATATGGATAGCCAAGCTTCTCAACCTTATACTTCTTATTACAATGGATATGTGAGTTATGATCCTGGATTTTTCATAACGGATACATTCAAAAAAGGATTTGAATCAGGTAATTTCACGTTAAATGGATATGAAACACCTGCACATGAAGATTATGCTAAAGAACATCAAGATGAGGCTAAAAATATAAATTTATATGATCAAAATTTAAATGTATATAGTAACTATGGTTTAGATGTTAATGCACAACCGACAAATGCAAATCAATTTAATTTATCGATAGATGATGTTGTTGATTCTTACGGTACAGATTTCAGTAAATCAGGCAGTCCACGAAGTGTTGAAGGTCAATATTCTTGGAGTTTAAATGGTTATAAAATTGCCTTCACTTCTGACGAAACAGGTACTGTAACGAGAATTGATTTCTATACGATTGTTGAATAGTGTTATAGATTGTTAAATTGTTCTATACGATATTGAAGTTCATCAAAGTCTATTATACGGGCTTGTCGGTGAACTTCTTTTTGGTTGTAATAAAGTAATACGACAGGTGAAGTGAATAAATTTAATTGTCCGACTGCTTCTGGCATTTGGTTAGCAACAATTTCGTATGCTGGAATGTCATAGTCTTCCGCCATTTTTTGTACGATTGGATGATCCACTTTACATACCGAACAATTCTGGCTAGATACGTAGATTAGTGTGAATGTATGTGCATCAATCTGTTTATTTAATTCATCAAAAGTTGTGATGATTTTCATGAAATTTAGCTCCTATCATTTAATTATAATGGCAAATATTATACCATTATATGAGAAAAGGAGGAAAAAATATGTTTGGTAACAAAGATAATGATTCAAAAGATAATATTCGATTTTTTGTTAAATCGGTAGATAATGTTAAAGGATTAGGTCGCATTTCGATTCTTGTTGATCGTGAAACAGGTGTTAATTATATCAATGCTTGGGTGGGTACAGGCAGTGGTTTAACGCCATTGTTAGATGAAAATGGAAAACCTGTAATAGATAAAGTTTAATAAAATATGCATCAAAGACAAAGGAGTATAGAAATGTCTAGAAGATTTCTAAAAATGATGATAACAGTTGTGACGATGATGCTTATCATTAATGTATCATCTGAAAAAGTAGAAGCGGCCCAAGAAGAGGGGACGATGGGTCATGGTTATAAGAAATACATAGAAAATGAAAATCAAAATACTTTTAGAAACAAACAAGAAATAGAGGAATCTTCGACAGTAGCTAAAGATGATTCAATACTTGATTTATCAGAATGGCAAGGAGAATTAACATCAGCACAAGTTAAAAAGCTTAAAGCCAATTATGATTTTATTATTTTAAGAGCACAATATGGTTCAGACTATAAAGATGCAGCATTTGATACAAATTCAAAATTACTTTCTGCCAATAATATGAAGTATGGTGTTTATACATATAGTATGTATGAAAATGCAAGTGAAGCAAGAACAGAAGCGAAATCGCTATATAATAGAGCGCCTAATGCAAGTTTTTATATCAATGATTATGAGGAAGAATCAGTTGCTTCAGGAGATACAAATGCAAGTACACTCGCTTGGTTGAATGAAATGAGGAAGTATTCAGGCGATAAGAAAGTATTACTATACTCTTATGAAGACTTTATGGTTAATCATACAGCGAATGCTGTTGGTTCTTATGATGGTTACTGGTTAGCCTCATATCAAGAGACACAACCTGAAAGAGAGCATGTATTATGGCAATACACAGATAGTTACTATTCATCGGAACTTGATCAAAATGTCGATGCAAATGTACTAGGACCAAATGTGCAAACAAGCTGGTTTATAAATTAATGAGCATAAAAAATTAGAACAGTTCCTAAGATTATTTTGGGAACTGTTCTTTTTCCATTATGGGACAGGGCCATAATGGACGATTGTTGTGAAATGGGTTTTAATTTGCGATTTTGTTCGTGCATGCTTGCCTAGGGTATGGTTCGAGCCAGTAGTCTCTCACGCATACTATCCCCACAGGCGTCAGCACTTACAAAATCGTTAAAAACTAACGCTTTATACAATAATAGAGTATTTTCGCATCATTTAATTAATCATCTTCAAAATAACTCTACGACTGAATATTAAAGTATAAATTCCTTTAAGCTATATTGTTCATTCTATTTTCTATTATGGTTGTAACTGCATAATAGCTCCAAAACTCTGTTGGCATGTAGTAAATGTTATAAATGAAATTAACTCACTTATTTCCGCATCTGATAATTCTTCTTTTAGTATTTTTATAGTATAGTTTGGAATATTTGTTCCTAATTTCATATAAACTTCAGTAAAACCAATACAGACTACTGATTTACTATCGGTCAAATTGTTACTTGGTTTGCCCTTTGCTTTGCAATATAAACAACCATTTTTTTGTGCTAACATTCTACGTATTTCTTCTTTCAATTCTCGATTTAAAAAATGTGTTTCTTCTAGCGATTCACCTAGTTTACTCCAATTAGTCATTACTCTATTATTGTAACCAAGTAATTTTTGAAATGGAGTTTTTCCATATGCTGAGCCTTGAATTATAGTCATATAACTTCTCCTTTCCATGTAATGAATTTTAATATAATAAAGCGATAAAATACATATGGAATTTAAGGTATAATATGTATATATCAATAATTTTTAAAGGGATAGTGAGAATGGACCTAACAGATAGAAAAATATTAAACATACTTGAAGAAAATAGCAAAACTTCTTTAAGTGACATAAGTAGAATGGTTAATTTATCTATACCATCTGTACGAGAGAGAATTAATAAAATGAAA encodes:
- a CDS encoding general stress protein, yielding MTVVKSYINDETLENDINKLKELNINPPDIFVLSHDDDRTARIVEHTDYDNIDYNNKDLGRTFDKQGDELRAKLIEIGLSKEQAEDYEEKMDEGKVFLISKDDKAKEVLE
- a CDS encoding MFS transporter translates to MKKNYIFIILFTFFSIIGSKLFTFALSFHVLKITGSVQAFSNIMIIYSLIFILGSTTIGYYIDKINKKAFIISMQCISIFSIISIYLIPNSLNQLLYIYIIVIILTVTDMAVSLTFNSGLLSLVSERFIDQTVSYRNVIQNVLQIGAPILGGIVYAYFDIKTFMIIMFVTELISLIIVLNIAFNKGPANKVYEEAKDTFFNSYKVVFKFLKSNKDIFLILLSGSIINFMFGFVTIGIPGSFVTIFNMNSKQLGIIETGFPLAGILFGLIYPKLKNKGTLVANMQVAMITLAVGILILCIPFITDLYNLSILVIYFISIFIIGSGVVLSNVPINIYVQKNVPEQIKGKYLALSQTMSQVMMPFGILVAGILFDFNSVFYIISFSITAILCFILAYLYTFIKKHDGVI
- the isaB gene encoding immunodominant staphylococcal antigen IsaB family protein gives rise to the protein MNKFSKVFVSTGLAVATVFTVGAAGNGHSVDAASNSNMDSQASQPYTSYYNGYVSYDPGFFITDTFKKGFESGNFTLNGYETPAHEDYAKEHQDEAKNINLYDQNLNVYSNYGLDVNAQPTNANQFNLSIDDVVDSYGTDFSKSGSPRSVEGQYSWSLNGYKIAFTSDETGTVTRIDFYTIVE
- a CDS encoding thioredoxin family protein encodes the protein MKIITTFDELNKQIDAHTFTLIYVSSQNCSVCKVDHPIVQKMAEDYDIPAYEIVANQMPEAVGQLNLFTSPVVLLYYNQKEVHRQARIIDFDELQYRIEQFNNL
- a CDS encoding DUF6440 family protein, giving the protein MFGNKDNDSKDNIRFFVKSVDNVKGLGRISILVDRETGVNYINAWVGTGSGLTPLLDENGKPVIDKV
- a CDS encoding GH25 family lysozyme, translated to MSRRFLKMMITVVTMMLIINVSSEKVEAAQEEGTMGHGYKKYIENENQNTFRNKQEIEESSTVAKDDSILDLSEWQGELTSAQVKKLKANYDFIILRAQYGSDYKDAAFDTNSKLLSANNMKYGVYTYSMYENASEARTEAKSLYNRAPNASFYINDYEEESVASGDTNASTLAWLNEMRKYSGDKKVLLYSYEDFMVNHTANAVGSYDGYWLASYQETQPEREHVLWQYTDSYYSSELDQNVDANVLGPNVQTSWFIN
- a CDS encoding carboxymuconolactone decarboxylase family protein → MTIIQGSAYGKTPFQKLLGYNNRVMTNWSKLGESLEETHFLNRELKEEIRRMLAQKNGCLYCKAKGKPSNNLTDSKSVVCIGFTEVYMKLGTNIPNYTIKILKEELSDAEISELISFITFTTCQQSFGAIMQLQP